The following DNA comes from Gammaproteobacteria bacterium.
ACAGTTATCAGTAGCAGTTGCTCATAATGCGGGTGCAGCACTTTTGCTGCTGGTACTATTAAGTTTATTTCACGCATCGAAACCTCTTGCGGAGGTTCCTACGAAGGATGCTTGAGTATTATTGTTTTTTTCTTTCCTAAAGGAAGGATAGTTTTGCTAAAATATCTGCCTACGTTGCAACGAAGTATTAAACTACACACTGAGGCGTAGGCATTGGAAAAATTACAGTATCTGATAAGGCACTGTAACAGGAACTCACCTTGAGGCGCTTCTTCAACTCAAAGCACTGAAAGCGACGGATGCAGACACGGTGCGTGTAACTACGAAACGGTCTGCCGCAAAGTTCTCAAGAACTGAAGTTTCGTTGCAACATTGGCGAGGGAGCGGGCCGAAAGTATCCGTCGTCAGGCCCGTTAAGGGCTGACAGCCGGGAAAAGCAGGCGTTTTTACTGAACGGTTGTAAAACCGTCTCCTTTCCTTTCCGCTCTAAAGGTCGAGGTTTTTCGGAGACATTGATTAGTGTAAAAATAAAATACCCTGTTACTAGCGACGGGGTTGTTTATTCAACCTAAAAAAATTAGGAGGACGGTGCTTCCTCCTCACGCTTAAAGGTGTGGGGTTTCGCACCGAATTTGGATGAGCAGTGTGCAATCAGAAGGTTCTGGTTTTACCCGTTATGCGATATTTGTTATCATTGCCGCCGCTGCAATACTTTTTTCCTGGTTTGGTCTTGATTACTTCGAGCAAGACTTAAAACCACACGAAGTAACTGAAAATTTGAAAATTGGAACGTTCCTTCCACAGACAAAACCATTATCTCCATTTACTCTCACTGATCAAGATGGTAAGCCTTTTACATTGGATAATCTACATGGACATTGGACCTTTCTTGCTATCGGTTATACTGCGTGTCCAGATATTTGCCCAACGATAATGTCTACATTCAAGGCTATTGATCTTCGTATTACTTCATCAGAAACGAAGCCCATCGCTGAATTTTTATTTGTATCCGTGGATCCAAATCGTGATAGTCCGAAAAAGGTAGGAGATTATGTACGTTATTTTAATCCCCGTTTCTTGGGAGCAACAGGGAGCAATGATGATGTTTTGCATGCTTTGACCGGGCAACTAGGTCTTTTTTATAAACGCGTCGAAGGTGGAAAAACGTCGATGTCTTATTTGATAGATCACTCCGCATCTATCATGCTAATTAATCCTG
Coding sequences within:
- a CDS encoding protein SCO1, translated to MSSVQSEGSGFTRYAIFVIIAAAAILFSWFGLDYFEQDLKPHEVTENLKIGTFLPQTKPLSPFTLTDQDGKPFTLDNLHGHWTFLAIGYTACPDICPTIMSTFKAIDLRITSSETKPIAEFLFVSVDPNRDSPKKVGDYVRYFNPRFLGATGSNDDVLHALTGQLGLFYKRVEGGKTSMSYLIDHSASIMLINPEGSLSAIFSSPQDPKLIAEDFATINGRYQSSIIKG